In Brachybacterium fresconis, the genomic stretch AAGGCGTTCATCGAGGAGACCTACACCGACGGATCCGTCCTGCCCGCCTTCTGAGTAACCTGGGGCCATGTCGCGCCTGAAGGATCCCGCCCGCCTGCTCGCCGGACGCCGTGCCCTGATCACCGGAGCCAGCCGCGGGATCGGGGCCGACATCGCCCGGGCCTGCGCCGCAGCCGGCGCCGATCTGGTGCTGACCGCTCGCGATGCCACCGCGCTCGAGGAGACCGCCGGCCGGCTCGGCGCGGAGCACGACGTGCGCACCGCGGTGCTGGCGGCGGACCTCGCCGACCCCGCGGTGCCCGAGACCCTCTGGCAGGAGGCCTCGGCGGCTCTCGACGGCCCCGAGGGGCTGGACGTGCTGGTCAACAACGCCGGCCTCTCCCATCCGGAGACGGTCGACCAGCTCGAGGCCGCGCACTTCGACGAGACCCTCCAGGTGAACCTGAGGGCCCCGGCGCTGCTCGCCGCCCGCGCCGGCACGGCCATGGCGCGTGCCGGCGGCGGCGCCGTCGTCACCATCGCCTCCGCCGCGGCGCTGCGTCCCCTCGCGGAGCACTACTCCTACTCGGTCGCCAAGGCCGGCCTGGTGATGGCCACCCGCACCCTCGCCCTCGAGCTCGGGGACCGCGGGGTGCGGGCCAACTCGATCTGCCCCACCATCGTGCTCACGGACATGGGCCAGCAGGTCTGGGGCGATCACCCCGACAAGGCCGCGCCGATGCTCGCCCGGATCCCGCAGGACCGCTTCGCCCAGCCGCACGAGGTCTCCGACGTCGCCGTCTGGCTCGCCTCCGACGCCGCCTCCATGGTCAACGGCGCGGAGATCCCGGTCGACGGCGGGTACCTGGTCAGCTGAGAATCTGCTGGGTCGCGGAGGTCAGCGGCGCAGCGCCGGATGCCCGGCCCGGCCACTGGCCTGCGCGAGCGCGTCCTGGACCGCGTAGTAGGCACTCTTGCGGGTGTAGTCCTCCCACATCACGGTCGCCGCGCCCTGGCCCTCGAAGGTCACCGGCACCCACGAGTAGGTGTCCACGAAACCCCAGAGCGTCAGGGAGGTGCAGCCGACGGCCGCCAGCGCCCCCTCGGTCATGCGCCAGTAGTAGTCGGCCTGCTTCGCCAGCTGCTCCTCGGTGGGCTCGGCGCCGTCGGGCAGGTCCATGCGCACGTCGAGCTCGGTGATGGCGGTCTCCAGCCCCAGGTCGGCGAAGCGCTCCAGGTTCTCGACGAGCCCTCCGGGGAAGCCGTAGCGGATCGACAGGTGCCCCTGGGTGGAGAAGCCGTGCACGGGGACGCCGTCGGCCAGCAGGTCCTGGACCAGGGCGTAGTAGGCGTCGGACTTCGCATTGACGCCCTCGACGTTGTAGTCGTTGACGTACAGCCTCGCCTGCGGATCGGCCGCATGGGCCCAGCGGAAGGCGTCGGCGATGATGCCGGGCCCCAGCTCGCGGATCCAGATGTTCTCGCTCTCGCGCAGGGCGCCGTCCTCGGTGAAGATCTCGTTGGCCACGTCCCACTGCTGGATGTGGCCTGCATAGCGGCCGACGACGGTGTCGATGTGGTCCTTGAGGATCGTGCGCAGCTCCTCCGGGCCGAACTCGCCCTCCTCGAGCCAGGCGGGGTTCTGGCTGTGCCACAGCAGCGTGTGGCCGCGCACCACCTGCCCGTGGCGGCGGGCGAAGTCCATGATCGCGTCCGCGGCGGCGAAGGCGTAGGTGTCGCGCTCCGGGCGCAGGAAGCTCCACTTCATCTGGTTCTCCGCCGACAGCGAGGTGAACTCCTGGCCCAGCAGCTCGCGATAGGTCTCGTCGTCCGTGAACGGCGGGGGATAGGGCTGGCTGGCGTGGTGCCCGCCGCCCGCCACGGCGGAGCCGATCTCGATCTCGCCCCCGGCCGCCCACGCCAGGTCGTCCTTCTTCGCGAGGCCCGGAGGGGTCCGCTCCCCGTTCCCGGGTGGGCCTGCGTTCCCGGGCGGGCCCGCGTTCCCGGGCGGGGCCGCGGACGCGGCGCCCCCGGCGGCGAGGGAGGTGGCGGCGGTGACTGCTCCGACGGTGAGGATCTGGCGGCGCTTCATGACGTCTCCTTCGACTTCGAAACATTTCGTTTCGTTTCGACGTGCGGTGAGCGTATGGTACGCATCACAGCACCGTCAAGGATGACGTCGCCGCCAGATCCTCACGGCAGGGACAGAAAACTTTCGGTCGAGCGCTGCCGTCGCCCCCGGATCTCAGACCAGCTCGCGCGCCCCGATCTGGTCCAGCAGCCAGGCGAGCTCGTCGGCCCGCTGCTCCCACGCGTGATAGCGGCCGGAGCGCCCGCCGTGGCCGGCGACCATCTCGCAGCGGAACAGGATCGGCCGCTGCTCCTGGTCGCTGGTCACGGTCCCGCGCAGGCGGGCGATCCACTTGGTCGGCTCGACGAAGAACACGCGGGTGTCGTTCAGGGAGGTGGCGGCGAAGATCGCCGGGTAGTCCGCCGCCCGCACGTTCTCGTAGGGGGTGTACTCCTTCATGTACTCGTACACCTCGGGGTCGTGCAGCGGGTCGCCCCACTCCTCCCACTCGCCGACGGTCAGCGGCAGGGAGGGGTTGAGGATCGTGGTCAGCGTGTCGACGAAGGGGACCCCGGCGATGATCGCCCGGAAGCGCTCCGGCGCCAGGTTCGCGACGGCGCCCATCAGCAGCCCGCCCGCGCTGCGACCCTCCGCGGCCAGCCGGTCCGGGTCCACCAGGTGCGAGTCCGTCAGGTGCTTCGCGGCGGCCACGAAGTCGGTGAAGGAGTTCTTCTTCTCGAGCAGCTTCCCGTGCTCGTACCAGCCGCGGCCCATCTCGCCCCCGCCGCGCACGTGCGCGATCGCGATCACCACGCCGCGGTCCAGCAGCGACAGCCGCGTGGGCCCGAACGCGGGGTCGATCGACATCTCGTAGGAGCCGTAGCCGTACAGGTAGCCCGGGGCGGTGCC encodes the following:
- a CDS encoding SDR family NAD(P)-dependent oxidoreductase, with amino-acid sequence MSRLKDPARLLAGRRALITGASRGIGADIARACAAAGADLVLTARDATALEETAGRLGAEHDVRTAVLAADLADPAVPETLWQEASAALDGPEGLDVLVNNAGLSHPETVDQLEAAHFDETLQVNLRAPALLAARAGTAMARAGGGAVVTIASAAALRPLAEHYSYSVAKAGLVMATRTLALELGDRGVRANSICPTIVLTDMGQQVWGDHPDKAAPMLARIPQDRFAQPHEVSDVAVWLASDAASMVNGAEIPVDGGYLVS
- a CDS encoding endo-1,4-beta-xylanase, producing MKRRQILTVGAVTAATSLAAGGAASAAPPGNAGPPGNAGPPGNGERTPPGLAKKDDLAWAAGGEIEIGSAVAGGGHHASQPYPPPFTDDETYRELLGQEFTSLSAENQMKWSFLRPERDTYAFAAADAIMDFARRHGQVVRGHTLLWHSQNPAWLEEGEFGPEELRTILKDHIDTVVGRYAGHIQQWDVANEIFTEDGALRESENIWIRELGPGIIADAFRWAHAADPQARLYVNDYNVEGVNAKSDAYYALVQDLLADGVPVHGFSTQGHLSIRYGFPGGLVENLERFADLGLETAITELDVRMDLPDGAEPTEEQLAKQADYYWRMTEGALAAVGCTSLTLWGFVDTYSWVPVTFEGQGAATVMWEDYTRKSAYYAVQDALAQASGRAGHPALRR